The proteins below are encoded in one region of Maribacter aestuarii:
- a CDS encoding DUF7103 family protein — MQMLENLRSTTKKIYYTLEPRIKAERIISVILVMTPLILWLADGALEVRESISNYAYMTFSYWYGSLLALAGAMFIFNGAIHMQPHEAGEPSVSKVGKGYNIILGISLFGVIYFRHLDYPVWHYSFAIIFFAGSALITAFVSNEEKHWSRYVLALAVVLPVVLALDFIGVFSLFWGESISLFFIATHYMLES; from the coding sequence ATGCAAATGCTAGAAAACCTTAGGTCGACCACCAAAAAAATATACTATACCCTAGAACCCCGAATAAAAGCAGAACGAATTATTTCTGTTATCCTTGTAATGACACCCCTAATCCTGTGGCTCGCGGATGGCGCACTAGAAGTTCGTGAAAGCATTAGCAACTACGCATATATGACCTTTAGCTATTGGTATGGAAGTCTTTTGGCTTTGGCCGGTGCCATGTTCATTTTTAACGGAGCAATCCACATGCAACCCCATGAGGCGGGAGAACCATCTGTTTCCAAAGTAGGGAAAGGCTATAATATTATCTTAGGTATTTCCTTGTTTGGTGTTATCTATTTTAGACATCTGGACTATCCTGTTTGGCATTATTCTTTTGCCATTATCTTTTTTGCAGGTTCTGCCCTCATCACCGCCTTTGTTTCCAATGAAGAAAAACATTGGTCACGCTATGTGCTTGCGCTTGCCGTTGTACTTCCAGTAGTACTTGCTTTGGATTTTATTGGGGTTTTTAGTCTTTTTTGGGGCGAATCCATTTCCCTGTTTTTTATTGCCACTCATTATATGTTGGAGTCTTAA
- a CDS encoding YheT family hydrolase, whose amino-acid sequence MPILSSNYNPPLFYKNGHLSTIYAGLLRKVPGLEQQRERITLSDGDFLDLDWSYSSKATDKVVVLLHGLEGNAQRAYMKGSAKAFITAGYDVCAVNFRGCSGESNLTYRSYHSGATEDLIEILGHIISLDKYSKYFLKGFSLGGNLILKYLGEGNSVPSQIKGGIAISAPCQLADSLTQLLTLKNIAYAKRFKKHLIEKLRAKQELFPDLISDSDIQNVITLKDFDDIYTSRAHGFTDAMDYYRQSSSLQFLPNINIPTLIINAQNDSFLGEACYPIEEAKYCENIYLEVPKYGGHVGFYGRNNITYSEERAVDFFSGL is encoded by the coding sequence ATGCCCATTCTGAGTTCCAACTACAATCCACCCTTATTCTACAAAAACGGGCACTTATCTACCATATATGCCGGACTCCTACGTAAAGTCCCAGGATTGGAGCAACAAAGAGAACGGATTACCCTTTCTGACGGCGATTTTTTGGACCTGGACTGGAGCTATTCTAGCAAGGCAACCGATAAAGTAGTTGTTCTTTTACATGGCCTCGAAGGGAATGCCCAACGCGCCTATATGAAAGGAAGTGCAAAAGCATTCATTACGGCTGGCTATGACGTATGTGCAGTTAATTTTAGGGGCTGCAGTGGGGAATCCAATTTAACCTATAGGTCTTACCATTCTGGGGCTACGGAGGATTTAATCGAAATTTTAGGACACATAATATCGCTAGATAAATATTCAAAATACTTTCTGAAGGGATTTAGCCTTGGCGGTAATCTTATTTTGAAATATTTGGGCGAGGGGAACTCTGTTCCTTCTCAGATTAAAGGTGGGATTGCCATATCCGCTCCATGCCAATTAGCAGACTCATTAACCCAGTTGTTGACCCTTAAAAATATCGCCTACGCCAAAAGATTCAAGAAGCACCTCATCGAAAAATTAAGGGCAAAACAAGAATTATTTCCGGATTTAATTTCAGATTCCGATATTCAGAACGTTATAACCTTAAAGGACTTTGACGATATTTATACCAGTAGGGCGCATGGTTTTACGGATGCTATGGATTATTACAGACAGTCTAGTTCATTACAGTTCCTTCCCAACATAAATATACCTACGCTTATTATAAACGCGCAGAACGATTCGTTTTTAGGAGAAGCTTGCTATCCAATTGAAGAGGCAAAATATTGTGAGAATATTTATCTAGAGGTTCCAAAATATGGCGGGCATGTAGGATTTTATGGGCGAAACAATATCACTTATTCCGAAGAACGCGCGGTAGATTTTTTTTCTGGCCTTTGA
- a CDS encoding c-type cytochrome, with protein sequence MRKLFTLIAMSALMASCGEKKEEKKEGFEMNRTKKEVKAADTSEGVPVDMDNKGVGPITSVTFADEIDADMAAAGQAKYQAICTACHMAEQRMIGPALKGVYERRSPEWVMNMILNPDGMLKEDPIAKALLKEYNNAIMLNQNLTEEEARNVAEYLRTL encoded by the coding sequence ATGCGAAAACTATTCACCTTAATAGCCATGAGTGCCTTAATGGCTAGCTGCGGCGAAAAGAAAGAAGAAAAGAAAGAAGGTTTTGAAATGAACCGGACTAAAAAAGAGGTCAAAGCGGCTGACACTTCAGAAGGAGTTCCCGTAGACATGGACAATAAGGGTGTAGGACCTATTACCTCGGTTACCTTTGCAGACGAAATTGATGCGGATATGGCCGCTGCAGGTCAAGCCAAATATCAAGCTATTTGTACCGCCTGCCATATGGCCGAACAACGCATGATAGGCCCAGCATTGAAAGGCGTTTACGAGCGTAGAAGTCCGGAGTGGGTCATGAATATGATCTTGAACCCTGACGGTATGCTTAAGGAAGACCCCATTGCAAAAGCACTGCTTAAAGAATACAACAACGCTATTATGCTTAATCAAAACCTTACTGAAGAAGAGGCTCGAAATGTTGCCGAGTATCTAAGAACTTTATAA
- a CDS encoding cyclic nucleotide-binding domain-containing thioredoxin-disulfide reductase: MATPTGKPQSFLQNLMQNGCDAISMNKTLNINKNMKDPRFPELTQRQINTLKKYGSIDNHNEDTRVFTSGDLQYDFFVILNGEVSIEDPSNDNKVIVKHGKNEFSGDSGMLSNRGAQFHAVAKVGTSLLRINPKKLKEAIAEHSDISDVLLNAFLLRQETVLNEYTGGIRLVGSGNSKETYEIRDFMDKNHIWYNFLDVDVSNEAQALLENFNITEEELPILINSDSKVCQNPSLDELARYAGVLMDFEDKVFDLLVIGAGPAGLAASVYAASEGLSVVTIDSKAPGGQAGKSSKIENYLGFPTGISGSDLANRAYVQAQKFGCNISIPHEAESLEHTGEHFILCATNGKTIKTKAIMAATGANYQKLPIDNIEKYEGSGVYYSATGMNASDCKDEEVGVVGGGNSAGQAALFLADHAKTVYVILRGGDLGAKMSDYLVQRIEAAPNIEVLLHTEVVELNGEHHLESLVLETKEGERSEKEITNLFTFIGAKPCTDWLGDLIATDEKGFICTGPGIAEKDLYKCDIFKKRKPQSMETSIPGFFAVGDVRKGSVKRVASAVGEGSMAVSQVHQFLGELNIRSTVIV; this comes from the coding sequence ATGGCGACACCCACGGGTAAACCGCAATCGTTTCTACAGAACTTAATGCAAAATGGATGTGATGCAATATCCATGAACAAAACGCTAAATATCAATAAGAATATGAAAGACCCACGTTTTCCAGAATTAACCCAAAGACAAATAAATACACTTAAAAAATATGGCAGTATTGACAACCATAATGAGGATACTCGGGTTTTTACTTCGGGGGATCTCCAATATGACTTCTTCGTAATATTGAACGGGGAAGTGTCCATAGAAGACCCTTCTAACGATAATAAGGTGATAGTGAAACACGGAAAGAATGAATTTTCCGGGGATAGTGGTATGTTAAGTAATCGTGGAGCACAGTTTCATGCTGTTGCAAAGGTTGGAACCTCTTTACTTCGCATAAATCCAAAGAAGTTAAAGGAGGCCATAGCAGAACACAGCGATATTAGCGATGTGTTGCTAAATGCCTTTTTACTGCGCCAAGAGACCGTCTTGAACGAGTATACAGGCGGGATTAGACTAGTAGGTTCGGGGAATTCCAAAGAAACCTATGAGATTAGGGACTTTATGGATAAGAACCATATTTGGTATAATTTTTTGGACGTTGATGTTTCAAATGAAGCTCAGGCCTTATTGGAAAATTTCAACATTACAGAAGAGGAGTTGCCCATTTTAATCAATTCCGATTCAAAAGTTTGTCAGAACCCATCTTTGGATGAACTGGCCAGGTACGCGGGTGTGCTTATGGACTTTGAAGACAAGGTTTTTGATCTTTTGGTCATCGGTGCCGGTCCGGCCGGTCTTGCGGCAAGTGTCTATGCGGCTTCTGAAGGCTTAAGTGTTGTTACGATAGATAGCAAAGCACCTGGAGGGCAGGCCGGTAAAAGTTCTAAAATCGAAAATTATTTAGGATTTCCCACAGGGATTTCGGGAAGTGATCTGGCCAATCGTGCCTACGTGCAGGCACAAAAGTTCGGGTGTAATATTTCTATTCCCCACGAGGCGGAAAGTTTAGAACATACCGGGGAACATTTTATTCTTTGTGCTACGAATGGAAAGACAATCAAGACCAAAGCGATTATGGCGGCAACAGGAGCTAATTATCAAAAACTTCCCATCGATAATATTGAAAAATATGAAGGTAGCGGAGTGTACTATTCCGCTACTGGAATGAATGCCTCGGACTGTAAGGATGAAGAAGTAGGCGTTGTTGGCGGTGGCAATTCCGCAGGGCAGGCGGCCTTGTTTTTAGCGGATCATGCTAAAACGGTTTATGTAATTTTAAGAGGGGGAGATTTAGGTGCAAAGATGAGCGATTACTTGGTACAGCGAATTGAAGCGGCACCCAATATTGAAGTGCTTCTGCATACGGAGGTCGTTGAATTGAATGGAGAACACCATTTGGAATCGCTTGTTTTAGAGACAAAAGAAGGAGAGCGGAGTGAGAAGGAAATCACAAATTTATTCACTTTTATTGGAGCAAAACCTTGTACGGATTGGTTAGGTGACTTGATCGCTACGGATGAAAAAGGATTCATTTGCACCGGCCCTGGTATCGCGGAAAAGGATTTATACAAATGTGATATCTTCAAAAAACGTAAGCCACAGTCTATGGAGACAAGTATTCCCGGATTTTTTGCCGTCGGAGATGTAAGGAAGGGCTCCGTGAAACGTGTTGCTTCCGCTGTAGGTGAAGGTTCTATGGCCGTAAGTCAGGTACATCAATTCTTAGGAGAGCTGAATA